In Haloterrigena turkmenica DSM 5511, a single genomic region encodes these proteins:
- the proS gene encoding proline--tRNA ligase has protein sequence MSDESQELGITESKSHKPGEWYAEVVQKANLADYAPMGGFIVTKPRGYALWEGIQDALDGWFKETGVDNVYFPMFIPESFLEREKDIVEGFDPEVAWVTQGGHEELEERLAVRPTSESIIAPFMADWTRSHRDLPLRINQWCSVVRWEATETKPFFRTKEFMWQEGHTAHASDEGAWDEVWTRLGQYEELYEDVLAIPVLRGKKPEHDKFPGADTTTTVEALMPDGKSVQGATSHNLGQSFAEAFDITFVDEDEEERTAYTTSWGLSWRALGALIMTHSDDQGLVLPPTIAPTQVVIVPIWQEDTKEDVLEYSENIADELEDAGFRVELDDRDERNPGFKFNEHELNGVPLRLEIGPYEVEDEEVTMVHRPDNEESVEDRDEIVESVDEHLDEIYDKLYETAEENLEENIREAHSPEDILGTIGKHGGYVKTPWCGDEACEEAIKEKIAAEIVMQPLEDVGGQSSGEVPEPEHDECGVCGDPADEIAYFAKSY, from the coding sequence ATGAGCGACGAGAGCCAGGAACTCGGAATCACCGAGTCGAAATCGCACAAACCCGGCGAGTGGTACGCCGAAGTCGTCCAGAAGGCCAACCTCGCGGACTACGCCCCGATGGGCGGCTTCATCGTCACGAAGCCCCGCGGCTACGCGCTGTGGGAGGGTATTCAGGACGCGCTCGACGGCTGGTTCAAGGAGACCGGCGTCGACAACGTCTACTTCCCGATGTTCATCCCGGAGAGCTTCCTCGAGCGCGAGAAGGACATCGTCGAGGGGTTCGACCCCGAGGTCGCCTGGGTCACTCAGGGCGGCCACGAGGAACTCGAGGAGCGGCTGGCGGTCCGGCCGACCAGCGAATCGATCATCGCGCCCTTCATGGCCGACTGGACGCGCAGCCACCGCGACCTGCCGCTGCGGATTAACCAGTGGTGTTCCGTCGTCCGGTGGGAGGCCACCGAGACGAAGCCGTTCTTCCGGACGAAGGAGTTCATGTGGCAGGAGGGCCACACCGCACACGCGAGCGACGAGGGCGCGTGGGACGAGGTCTGGACCCGACTCGGACAGTACGAAGAACTCTACGAGGACGTGCTCGCGATTCCGGTGCTTCGCGGAAAGAAGCCCGAGCACGACAAGTTCCCCGGCGCGGACACGACGACGACCGTCGAGGCGCTGATGCCCGACGGCAAGTCCGTGCAGGGCGCGACCAGCCACAACCTCGGCCAGAGCTTCGCGGAGGCGTTCGACATCACCTTCGTCGACGAGGATGAGGAGGAACGGACCGCCTACACCACCTCGTGGGGGCTCTCCTGGCGAGCGCTCGGCGCGCTCATCATGACCCACTCCGACGATCAGGGGCTTGTTCTCCCGCCGACGATCGCTCCCACGCAGGTCGTCATCGTCCCCATCTGGCAGGAAGACACCAAGGAGGACGTTCTCGAGTACTCCGAGAACATCGCCGACGAACTCGAGGACGCCGGCTTCCGCGTCGAACTCGACGACCGCGACGAGCGCAATCCCGGCTTCAAGTTCAACGAGCACGAGCTCAACGGCGTGCCGCTGCGACTGGAGATCGGCCCCTACGAGGTCGAAGACGAGGAGGTCACGATGGTCCACCGGCCGGACAACGAGGAGTCCGTCGAGGACCGCGACGAAATCGTCGAGAGCGTCGACGAACACCTCGACGAGATCTACGACAAGCTCTACGAGACGGCCGAGGAGAACTTAGAAGAGAACATCCGCGAGGCCCACAGCCCCGAAGACATCCTCGGCACGATCGGTAAACACGGCGGCTACGTGAAAACGCCGTGGTGCGGCGACGAGGCCTGTGAGGAGGCCATCAAGGAGAAGATCGCCGCCGAGATCGTCATGCAACCGCTCGAGGACGTGGGCGGACAGTCGAGCGGCGAGGTGCCCGAACCCGAGCACGACGAGTGCGGCGTCTGCGGCGATCCCGCCGACGAGATCGCCTACTTCGCGAAGTCGTACTGA
- a CDS encoding YihY/virulence factor BrkB family protein: MSTVGSVVALARDRNLTFLAAGIAYYAFVSTIPLLLLAVTIASFVGGQALADRVASMLSQQLSSSGQQMVSQALTNPSGRAAASVVGFFGVVWSALKLFRGLDQAFDEIYADEVDVSLLGQVWDGIVVIVGIALSVALVVAVGAALSILNLQIPFANVLGSLVLIVVLAIAFLPIYYVLPPMDVSVRSVLPGTIVAAIGWVLLQIGFRIYAANAGKYAAYGVIGAVLLFVTWLYFGSIVILLGAAVNAVRRGATAGTT, translated from the coding sequence ATGTCGACCGTCGGCTCCGTCGTCGCGCTCGCGAGAGACCGGAACCTCACGTTTCTGGCGGCAGGGATCGCCTACTACGCGTTCGTCTCGACGATACCGTTGCTGCTGCTCGCCGTGACGATCGCGTCGTTCGTCGGGGGACAGGCGCTGGCCGATCGCGTGGCCAGCATGCTCAGCCAGCAACTCTCGTCCTCGGGGCAGCAGATGGTGTCACAGGCGCTCACCAACCCGTCCGGTCGGGCGGCCGCGTCCGTGGTCGGATTCTTCGGGGTAGTGTGGAGCGCGCTGAAACTCTTTCGCGGCCTCGATCAGGCGTTCGACGAGATCTACGCGGACGAGGTCGACGTCTCGCTCCTGGGACAGGTCTGGGACGGTATCGTCGTCATCGTCGGAATCGCCCTCTCCGTCGCGCTCGTCGTCGCCGTCGGCGCTGCGCTCTCGATACTGAACCTACAGATTCCGTTCGCCAACGTGCTCGGGTCGCTCGTGTTGATCGTCGTCCTGGCGATCGCGTTCCTACCGATATACTACGTGCTGCCGCCGATGGACGTCTCCGTGCGGTCGGTGCTCCCGGGAACGATCGTCGCCGCGATCGGCTGGGTCCTGCTGCAGATCGGATTTCGGATCTACGCGGCCAACGCCGGCAAGTACGCGGCCTACGGCGTGATCGGCGCCGTCCTGCTGTTCGTCACCTGGTTGTACTTCGGGAGCATCGTGATACTGCTGGGCGCAGCGGTGAACGCCGTCCGTCGGGGTGCGACGGCGGGCACGACGTAG
- a CDS encoding quinone oxidoreductase family protein — MKAIEVTEYGDSDALEVVDADLPEPNAGEVRIEVEAAGINFADIMQRRGVYPDGPDAPYAPGMEAAGTVDAVGEGVEDVSEGDRVVAMLDTGGYAEYVTANAAMLFPIPEGTSFDEAAGFPVQFLTAHSCLFEWGGLAEGESVLIQAAAGGVGTAAVQLASNAGAEVFGTASTQEKLDLVADLGCDHPINYTETDFREVVDNETDGEGVDLVLESVGDDVFERSLDAMAHFGRMVTFGVASGVPAEVENRRLLFENKTVKGYHLGQAFAHDPDRVLQAVPDLTEGLTSGDLEVILGESFALEDAAEAHQYIEDRKSSGKVVLKP, encoded by the coding sequence ATGAAAGCGATCGAAGTCACCGAGTACGGCGACAGCGACGCGCTCGAGGTCGTCGACGCGGACCTGCCGGAACCGAACGCGGGCGAGGTCCGCATCGAGGTCGAGGCCGCGGGGATCAACTTCGCGGACATCATGCAGCGCCGCGGAGTCTATCCGGACGGTCCCGACGCGCCCTACGCCCCCGGCATGGAGGCCGCGGGCACGGTCGATGCGGTCGGCGAGGGCGTCGAGGACGTCTCCGAGGGCGACCGCGTCGTCGCGATGCTGGACACCGGCGGCTACGCGGAGTACGTCACCGCAAACGCCGCGATGCTCTTCCCGATTCCGGAGGGGACGAGCTTCGACGAGGCCGCCGGCTTCCCCGTCCAGTTCCTCACCGCCCACTCCTGTCTGTTCGAGTGGGGCGGGCTGGCTGAGGGCGAATCAGTGCTAATCCAGGCCGCCGCGGGCGGCGTCGGCACGGCCGCCGTCCAACTGGCCTCGAACGCCGGCGCTGAGGTGTTCGGCACCGCCAGCACGCAGGAGAAACTCGACCTCGTGGCCGACCTCGGCTGCGATCACCCGATCAACTACACCGAGACGGACTTCCGCGAGGTCGTGGACAACGAAACGGACGGTGAAGGCGTCGACCTCGTCCTCGAGAGCGTCGGCGACGACGTCTTCGAGCGCAGCCTCGACGCGATGGCCCACTTCGGTCGGATGGTCACCTTCGGCGTCGCCAGCGGCGTCCCCGCCGAGGTCGAGAACCGACGGCTGCTCTTCGAGAACAAGACCGTCAAGGGATATCACCTCGGGCAGGCCTTCGCCCACGACCCGGATCGCGTGCTGCAGGCCGTACCGGATCTCACCGAGGGACTGACGAGCGGCGATCTCGAGGTGATCCTCGGCGAGTCGTTCGCGCTCGAGGACGCCGCCGAAGCCCATCAGTACATCGAGGACCGCAAGAGTTCCGGGAAAGTCGTACTGAAGCCGTAA
- a CDS encoding 8-oxo-dGTP diphosphatase: protein MTETTLCFPLRSREVDGAAGDGETTETDEVLLIEKRRGLGAGWYNGPGGKLEADETPRECAVRETREEVGLEVDPAALEKAGELEFVLDGEEYTFCHVYRTRSFAGEPTASEEARPEWIPVDEVPYDRMWDDDHLWLPGVLEGRTVAGEFRFEGGKPLDEADFVAHDLEWDVDLEDSDSRNP from the coding sequence ATGACCGAGACGACGCTGTGTTTTCCGCTGCGGAGCCGCGAGGTTGACGGTGCGGCGGGCGACGGCGAAACGACCGAGACCGACGAGGTGCTCCTGATCGAGAAGCGACGAGGACTCGGCGCGGGCTGGTACAACGGTCCCGGCGGCAAACTCGAGGCCGACGAGACGCCCCGCGAGTGTGCGGTCCGCGAGACCCGCGAGGAGGTCGGACTCGAGGTCGACCCTGCGGCCCTCGAGAAGGCGGGCGAACTCGAGTTCGTCCTCGACGGCGAGGAATACACGTTCTGTCACGTCTATCGAACGCGGTCGTTCGCCGGCGAGCCGACCGCCAGCGAGGAGGCCCGACCGGAGTGGATCCCCGTCGACGAAGTGCCCTACGACCGGATGTGGGACGACGACCACCTCTGGCTGCCGGGCGTCCTCGAGGGGCGGACGGTCGCCGGCGAGTTCCGCTTCGAGGGCGGGAAACCGCTCGACGAAGCCGACTTCGTCGCTCACGACCTCGAGTGGGACGTCGACCTCGAGGATTCCGATAGCCGAAATCCGTGA
- a CDS encoding EamA family transporter produces the protein MEYLVWVLVALLAYSAVAPLTSYVTEDVPPAPGLFLATLVFLAIATVVMVATGTADPSLATSAGAGYVYAGGVFLTVGILAYTAALEVGPVSVVVPIYGLFIVGSSVIGILFLDETLTLTRAAGIGFAVLAIVCSAGGEQ, from the coding sequence ATGGAATATCTGGTGTGGGTTCTCGTCGCTCTCCTGGCGTACTCCGCGGTCGCGCCGCTGACGAGTTACGTCACGGAGGACGTCCCGCCGGCGCCGGGGCTGTTTCTCGCGACGCTCGTCTTCCTCGCGATCGCGACCGTTGTGATGGTCGCCACGGGCACCGCCGACCCGTCCCTCGCGACGTCGGCCGGCGCGGGCTACGTCTACGCCGGCGGCGTCTTCCTGACGGTCGGCATCCTGGCGTACACGGCCGCGCTCGAGGTCGGCCCGGTGAGCGTCGTCGTTCCGATCTACGGACTCTTCATCGTCGGCAGTTCGGTCATCGGCATCCTGTTCCTCGACGAGACGCTGACGCTGACTCGAGCGGCCGGCATCGGCTTCGCAGTC